The Mytilus galloprovincialis chromosome 4, xbMytGall1.hap1.1, whole genome shotgun sequence genome contains a region encoding:
- the LOC143072268 gene encoding BTB/POZ domain-containing protein 1-like isoform X1 yields MGKIELKFIRRLFHMDRKMDEKDKPDKQPKRKERKNDEKTANREENQTAKNLCTNQKLNVNPRNPLNSVSQPQSHQQQANSTASYSESSAEAMDDSGVPDSPLNSIQESPAQNPVKMERVPSTSDLPVFSSQFVTQISSQSDPGPEKALLLATASAAFGHGGNAPYNWQATKICVKDRLSYLCNTEIMADVHFMVGAPPHQQKIPAHKFVLSVGSAVFDAQFNGPMATQEDIVEIPDVEPAAFISLLRFLYSDEVKICSDSVMTTLYAAKKYAVPALEKQCVEFLKRNLSSDNAFMLLTQARLFDEPQLAALCLETIDKNTHEALQADGFTDIDLETLCCVLERDTLGIREFKLFASVCRWAEAECTRKNLPPSPENQRGVLGRALRLIRFPLMSVEEFAQGAAQSGLLEDKEVVKLFLYFTVNPKPQIAFLDVPRCCLTGKEQVVSRFCQIESRWGYSGTSDRIRFMVNRRIFVVGFGLYGSIHGPKEYYVTIQIIQSDTGKVMGHNDTSFQCDGSNSTFRVMFKEPVEILPNTSYTACSTLKGPDSYYGAKGLRKVTHESVSSGKVTFQFTYAAGNNNGTSVEDGQIPEIIFYT; encoded by the exons ATGG GTAAAATTGAGTTAAAGTTCATCAGAAGGCTGTTCCATATGGACAGAAAAATGGATGAAAAAGATAAACCAGATAAACAACCGAaaagaaaagagagaaaaaatgatgaaaagactGCTAATAGAGAAGAAAATCAAACAGCAAAAAATTTGTGTACAAATCAGAAACTTAATGTGAATCCAAGAAATCCCCTTAATTCAGTATCACAACCCCAATCACATCAACAACAAGCTAATTCAACAGCAAGCTATTCAGAGTCATCAGCTGAGGCTATGGATGATTCAGGAGTACCAGACTCGCCATTAAATTCCATACAAGAGTCACCCGCTCAAAACCCTGTCAAGATGGAAAGGGTTCCTTCAACCTCAGATTTACCTGTGTTTTCTAGTCAATTTGTCACCCAGATCTCTTCTCAAAGTGACCCAGGTCCAGAGAAAGCCCTTTTGCTGGCAACTGCAAGTGCAGCTTTTGGACATGGTGGAAACGCTCCTTATAACTGGCAGGCTACTAAAATCTGCGTCAAAGACAGACTTTCTTATCTTTGTAACACTGAAATAATGGCTGATGTTCATTTTATGGTTGGAGCACCACCCCATCAACAAAAAATACCTGCTCATAAATTTGTTCTGTCTGTAGGTAGTGCTGTGTTTGATGCACAGTTTAATGGTCCAATGGCAACACAAGAGGATATTGTAGAAATCCCTGACGTTGAGCCCGCAGCATTTATTTCTCTTCTCAGATTTTTGTATTCAGATGAAGTTAAAATATGTTCTGATTCTGTTATGACTACATTGTATGCTGCTAAGAAATATGCAGTACCAGCATTAGAGAAACAATGTGTTGAGTTCTTAAAGAGAAATTTGAGCAGTGACAATGCATTCATGCTTTTGACGCAGGCACGTTTATTTGACGAACCCCAGCTGGCAGCTTTGTGCTTAGAAACTATAGATAAAAATACACACGAGGCTTTGCAGGCCGACGGTTTCACGGACATAGATTTAGAAACACTTTGTTGTGTTCTAGAACGGGACACATTAGGAATAAGAGAATTCAAACTTTTCGCATCAGTTTGTCGTTGGGCAGAGGCAGAATGCACTCGTAAAAACCTGCCACCAAGTCCTGAAAATCAACGTGGCGTGTTAGGGCGTGCATTAAGACTGATTCGCTTCCCTTTAATGAGTGTGGAAGAATTCGCTCAAGGAGCTGCTCAGAGTGGATTGTTAGAAGATAAAGAGGTGGTCAAATTGTTCTTATACTTTACAGTAAATCCTAAACCACAGATAGCTTTCCTTGATGTTCCAAGGTGTTGTCTGACTGGTAAAGAACAAGTTGTATCCAGATTTTGTCAGATAGAGAGTAGATGGGGTTATAGTGGAACCAGTGATAGAATCAG GTTCATGGTTAACAGAAGAATATTTGTAGTTGGTTTTGGACTTTATGGTAGTATTCATGGACCTAAGGAATATTATGTCACCATTCAG ATTATACAGTCTGACACTGGTAAAGTAATGGGACACAATGACACCAGTTTTCAGTGTGATGGCTCTAACTCAACGTTCCGTGTGATGTTTAAAGAGCCAGTGGAAATTCTGCCCAACACTAGTTACACAGCATGTTCAACTTTGAAA GGGCCAGACTCGTATTATGGAGCTAAAGGTCTCAGAAAAGTGACACATGAATCTGTTTCGAGTGGAAAGGTGACTTTCCAGTTTACTTATGCTGCAGGCAACAACAATGGAACATCAGTAGAAGATGGACAGATCCCGGAAATCATTTTCTATACATAA
- the LOC143072268 gene encoding BTB/POZ domain-containing protein 1-like isoform X2, which yields MDRKMDEKDKPDKQPKRKERKNDEKTANREENQTAKNLCTNQKLNVNPRNPLNSVSQPQSHQQQANSTASYSESSAEAMDDSGVPDSPLNSIQESPAQNPVKMERVPSTSDLPVFSSQFVTQISSQSDPGPEKALLLATASAAFGHGGNAPYNWQATKICVKDRLSYLCNTEIMADVHFMVGAPPHQQKIPAHKFVLSVGSAVFDAQFNGPMATQEDIVEIPDVEPAAFISLLRFLYSDEVKICSDSVMTTLYAAKKYAVPALEKQCVEFLKRNLSSDNAFMLLTQARLFDEPQLAALCLETIDKNTHEALQADGFTDIDLETLCCVLERDTLGIREFKLFASVCRWAEAECTRKNLPPSPENQRGVLGRALRLIRFPLMSVEEFAQGAAQSGLLEDKEVVKLFLYFTVNPKPQIAFLDVPRCCLTGKEQVVSRFCQIESRWGYSGTSDRIRFMVNRRIFVVGFGLYGSIHGPKEYYVTIQIIQSDTGKVMGHNDTSFQCDGSNSTFRVMFKEPVEILPNTSYTACSTLKGPDSYYGAKGLRKVTHESVSSGKVTFQFTYAAGNNNGTSVEDGQIPEIIFYT from the exons ATGGACAGAAAAATGGATGAAAAAGATAAACCAGATAAACAACCGAaaagaaaagagagaaaaaatgatgaaaagactGCTAATAGAGAAGAAAATCAAACAGCAAAAAATTTGTGTACAAATCAGAAACTTAATGTGAATCCAAGAAATCCCCTTAATTCAGTATCACAACCCCAATCACATCAACAACAAGCTAATTCAACAGCAAGCTATTCAGAGTCATCAGCTGAGGCTATGGATGATTCAGGAGTACCAGACTCGCCATTAAATTCCATACAAGAGTCACCCGCTCAAAACCCTGTCAAGATGGAAAGGGTTCCTTCAACCTCAGATTTACCTGTGTTTTCTAGTCAATTTGTCACCCAGATCTCTTCTCAAAGTGACCCAGGTCCAGAGAAAGCCCTTTTGCTGGCAACTGCAAGTGCAGCTTTTGGACATGGTGGAAACGCTCCTTATAACTGGCAGGCTACTAAAATCTGCGTCAAAGACAGACTTTCTTATCTTTGTAACACTGAAATAATGGCTGATGTTCATTTTATGGTTGGAGCACCACCCCATCAACAAAAAATACCTGCTCATAAATTTGTTCTGTCTGTAGGTAGTGCTGTGTTTGATGCACAGTTTAATGGTCCAATGGCAACACAAGAGGATATTGTAGAAATCCCTGACGTTGAGCCCGCAGCATTTATTTCTCTTCTCAGATTTTTGTATTCAGATGAAGTTAAAATATGTTCTGATTCTGTTATGACTACATTGTATGCTGCTAAGAAATATGCAGTACCAGCATTAGAGAAACAATGTGTTGAGTTCTTAAAGAGAAATTTGAGCAGTGACAATGCATTCATGCTTTTGACGCAGGCACGTTTATTTGACGAACCCCAGCTGGCAGCTTTGTGCTTAGAAACTATAGATAAAAATACACACGAGGCTTTGCAGGCCGACGGTTTCACGGACATAGATTTAGAAACACTTTGTTGTGTTCTAGAACGGGACACATTAGGAATAAGAGAATTCAAACTTTTCGCATCAGTTTGTCGTTGGGCAGAGGCAGAATGCACTCGTAAAAACCTGCCACCAAGTCCTGAAAATCAACGTGGCGTGTTAGGGCGTGCATTAAGACTGATTCGCTTCCCTTTAATGAGTGTGGAAGAATTCGCTCAAGGAGCTGCTCAGAGTGGATTGTTAGAAGATAAAGAGGTGGTCAAATTGTTCTTATACTTTACAGTAAATCCTAAACCACAGATAGCTTTCCTTGATGTTCCAAGGTGTTGTCTGACTGGTAAAGAACAAGTTGTATCCAGATTTTGTCAGATAGAGAGTAGATGGGGTTATAGTGGAACCAGTGATAGAATCAG GTTCATGGTTAACAGAAGAATATTTGTAGTTGGTTTTGGACTTTATGGTAGTATTCATGGACCTAAGGAATATTATGTCACCATTCAG ATTATACAGTCTGACACTGGTAAAGTAATGGGACACAATGACACCAGTTTTCAGTGTGATGGCTCTAACTCAACGTTCCGTGTGATGTTTAAAGAGCCAGTGGAAATTCTGCCCAACACTAGTTACACAGCATGTTCAACTTTGAAA GGGCCAGACTCGTATTATGGAGCTAAAGGTCTCAGAAAAGTGACACATGAATCTGTTTCGAGTGGAAAGGTGACTTTCCAGTTTACTTATGCTGCAGGCAACAACAATGGAACATCAGTAGAAGATGGACAGATCCCGGAAATCATTTTCTATACATAA
- the LOC143072269 gene encoding rRNA-processing protein UTP23 homolog, translating to MKIKRHKHIRKVLTFYSSNFGFKPPYNVLIDGTFCKAALKFKVNISEQLPKYLEADTKMWTTQCVLDECEAFGSILYGPLKVLKQFKLQPCNHKSPLSASKCITRLIGKKNKEKLFLATQDKMLNDWFRTKAGTPMLYIAFNTITLEPPSEKSKMKAERQTDAKISPSEREHDIIKQLKVEAFGEQEVKKKKHKKLKGANPLSMKPKRKRKEGELSKSQKKKLKRKQREHLSIENG from the exons atGAAAATAAAGAGACATAAGCATATACGGAAAGTTTTGACTTTCTACAGTAGTAATTTTGGATTTAAGCCACCATACAATGTTTTGATTGATGGAACATTTTGTAAAGCTGCCCTGAAGTTTAAAGTTAACATCAGTGAACAGTTACCAAAGTATTTAGAGGCAGATACTAAAATGTGGACTACACAATGTGTGCTTGACGAGTGTGAAGCCTTTG gtTCAATATTATATGGTCCCCTTAAAGTGTTGAAGCAGTTTAAATTACAGCCATGTAACCACAAGTCACCTTTATCTGCATCTAAATGCATTACAAGACTGATTGgcaaaaagaataaagaaaagttATTCCTTGCAACAcag gaTAAAATGTTAAATGACTGGTTTAGAACAAAAGCTGGCACACCTATGCTTTATATAGCTTTCAATACAATAACTCTGGAACCTCCAtcagaaaaatcaaaaatgaaagcAGAAAGACAAACCGATGCTAAAATTTCTCCTTCAGAACGTGAGCATGATATCATAAAACAGCTGAAAGTGGAAGCATTCGGTGAACAGGaagtaaagaaaaagaaacacaaaaagttaaaAGGGGCCAATCCCCTGTCTATGAAaccaaaaaggaaaagaaaagaaGGTGAACTCTCAAAATCACAGAAGAAAAAGTTAAAGAGAAAACAGAGAGAACATTTGTCAATAGAAAATGGTTAA